The Engystomops pustulosus chromosome 1, aEngPut4.maternal, whole genome shotgun sequence genome has a window encoding:
- the CABP1 gene encoding calcium-binding protein 1 isoform X2, with the protein MGNCVKSPLRNLSQKMHQEERSCLRPAQTGEEGAQGPLMLLAQNCAVMHNLLGPACIFLRKGFAESRQPDRELRPEEIEELREAFKEFDKDKDGYISCKDLGDCMRTMGYMPTEMELIELSQQINMNLGGHVDFDDFVELMGPKLLAETADMIGVKELRDAFKEFDTNGDGEISTSELREAMKKLLGQQVGHRDIEDIIRDVDLNGDGQVDFEEFVRMMSR; encoded by the exons ATGGGGAATTGTGTGAAGTCTCCTCTCCGAAACCTCTCACAAAAG ATGCACCAGGAGGAAAGAAGCTGCCTCAGACCGGCGCAGACAGGGGAAGAGGGTGCTCAGGGACCTCTTATGCTTTTGGCTCAGAACTGCGCAGTGATGCACAACCTGCTGGGCCCAGCCTGTATTTTTCTCCGGAAGGGATTCGCTGAAAGTCGGCAGCCT GACAGAGAACTACGTCCAGAAGAAATAGAAG AACTAAGAGAAGCCTTCAAAGAATTTGATAAAGACAAGGATGGATACATCAGCTGTAAAGATTTAGGGGATTGTATGAGGACCATGGGATACATGCCAACAGAAATGGAGCTAATAGAACTGTCTCAACAAATCAATATGAACC TTGGAGGTCATGTGGACTTTGATGATTTTGTGGAGCTAATGGGTCCCAAGCTACTTGCAGAGACAGCCGATATGATTGGCGTGAAGGAACTTCGAGATGCTTTCAAGGAG TTTGACACCAATGGAGATGGAGAGATCAGCACAAGTGAACTAAGAGAAGCCATGAAAAAGCTCTTGGGACAACAAGTTGGACACAGGGATATTGAAGATATCATACGGGATGTTGATCTAAATGGAGATGGACAGGTGGACTTTGAAG AGTTTGTTCGTATGATGTCTCGCTGA
- the CABP1 gene encoding calcium-binding protein 1 isoform X3: MGNCVKSPLRNLSQKDRELRPEEIEELREAFKEFDKDKDGYISCKDLGDCMRTMGYMPTEMELIELSQQINMNLGGHVDFDDFVELMGPKLLAETADMIGVKELRDAFKEFDTNGDGEISTSELREAMKKLLGQQVGHRDIEDIIRDVDLNGDGQVDFEEFVRMMSR, translated from the exons ATGGGGAATTGTGTGAAGTCTCCTCTCCGAAACCTCTCACAAAAG GACAGAGAACTACGTCCAGAAGAAATAGAAG AACTAAGAGAAGCCTTCAAAGAATTTGATAAAGACAAGGATGGATACATCAGCTGTAAAGATTTAGGGGATTGTATGAGGACCATGGGATACATGCCAACAGAAATGGAGCTAATAGAACTGTCTCAACAAATCAATATGAACC TTGGAGGTCATGTGGACTTTGATGATTTTGTGGAGCTAATGGGTCCCAAGCTACTTGCAGAGACAGCCGATATGATTGGCGTGAAGGAACTTCGAGATGCTTTCAAGGAG TTTGACACCAATGGAGATGGAGAGATCAGCACAAGTGAACTAAGAGAAGCCATGAAAAAGCTCTTGGGACAACAAGTTGGACACAGGGATATTGAAGATATCATACGGGATGTTGATCTAAATGGAGATGGACAGGTGGACTTTGAAG AGTTTGTTCGTATGATGTCTCGCTGA